One part of the Plasmodium vivax scf_7130 genomic scaffold, whole genome shotgun sequence genome encodes these proteins:
- a CDS encoding variable surface protein Vir6-like (encoded by transcript PVX_103670A) — MADPELDNMLLTFKDYIKFEEKFDPRKHFLSSEVNLNDILHEADITGDTKKNYLDAFKLLLKHVHHDGLFYYGNNPDACKYINYILYKEVEHNIKRSYDKDLTLLFQKFLHAYGKKYGRPNRCISNIYNIKHETYNTINALYNVYDKYKKCYLFNKDTVHRGCTLFDDFFASYDNYMRDTKSKSLKFNEILQNIEEHAKNSVPLYRLGCYNYKTEPRSPKLFKPDPVQNSETHKEVQISQTRLQSVDNIPQYETHVKTHTLQTQLPESVSSSQTEKENLQTDKENLQTDKENLQTDKGNSAHVNHSVNDSHQGTSLQQTIDPPKRADEERTQLFPKFQTPIIPSYFSERPLYSGQHGHGAEQVISKEVEVSSPSVMSTITSALKDVDPVPVVGVSGGMSALFLLFRYTPVGAFFRGGRGRVRRIPSGFHGPFSGEFPNFQDYEGGYIGYGPMSMNPLAE, encoded by the exons atggcgGACCCCGAATTGGATAATATG ttacTTACTTTTAAAGATTAcattaaatttgaagaaaaattcgATCcaagaaaacattttttatcatcaGAAGTAAACTTGAATGATATCCTTCATGAAGCAGATATTACAGGagatacgaaaaaaaactatttagATGCTTTTAAGTTACTATTAAAACATGTACACCACGATGGTCTTTTTTACTACGGTAATAACCCAGACGCTTGTAAGTATATTAACTACATACTATACAAAGAAGTAGAACATAATATTAAACGAAGCTATGACAAAGATCTCACTTtacttttccaaaaatttttgcatgcatacggaaaaaaatatggcagGCCGAATAGATGCATATCTAACATTTATAACATAAAACATGAAACGTATAATACAATAAATGCATTATATAATGTGTATGATAAATACAAGAAATGTTATTTGTTCAATAAAGATACTGTTCATCGTGGTTGTACATTatttgatgatttttttgcctcataTGATAACTATATGCGTGATACTAAATCTAAAagtttaaaatttaatgaaatattacAGAATATTGAAGAACACGCTAAAAATTCTGTTCCATTATATAGATTAGGATGTTACAACTATAAAACAGAACCACGCAGTCCAAAACTATTTAAACCTGACCCTGTACAAAATAGTGAAACACATAAAGAAGTACAAATAAGTCAAACTAGATTACAATCAGTAGATAATATACCACAATATGAAACACACGTAAAAACACATACACTACAAACACAATTACCTGAAAGTGTATCCAGTTCAcaaacagaaaaagaaaatctaCAAACAGATAAAGAAAATCTACAAACAGATAAAGAAAATCTACAAACAGATAAAGGAAATAGTGCACATGTTAACCATAGTGTAAATGATAGCCATCAGGGTACCTCTCTCCAACAAACAATAGATCCCCCTAAAAGAGCAGATGAAGAACGCACACAACTGTTTCCAAAATTTCAAACTCCCATTATaccttcatatttttcagaAAGACCATTATATTCAGGACAGCATGGACATGGAGCGGAACAAGTTATTTCAAAAGAGGTAGAAGTGTCCTCACCATCAGTGATGAGTACCATTACTAGTGCTCTAAAGGATGTTGATCCCGTACCAGTCGttggtgtatctggtgggatgagcgctttatttttactttttagg tatacTCCAGTTGGAGCCTTCTTTAGAGGAGGACGAGGACGCGTACGTAGAATTCCTAGTGGTTTCCATGGACCATTCTCAGGAGAATTCCCAAATTTTCAAGATTATGAAGGTGGGTATATTGGATATGGCCCAATGAGTATGAATCCGCTCGCGGAATAG